A window from Planococcus maritimus encodes these proteins:
- a CDS encoding acyltransferase encodes MRRTERYPVEGANSLWHIYKTVPFWKVAKNFLVIQTARYTPFLPLKNWLYRKFLGMTVGKETSFALMVMPDLMFPERIEVGANTVIGYNTTILAHEYLIEEYRLGDVLIGDRVMIGANSTILPGIKIGDGAIVSAATLVHKDVPAGAFVGGNPMKIIYTAEEMADRQAKS; translated from the coding sequence ATGAGACGCACCGAGCGTTATCCGGTCGAAGGGGCGAATTCGCTTTGGCACATCTACAAGACAGTGCCGTTCTGGAAAGTAGCAAAGAACTTCCTGGTCATCCAGACCGCTCGCTACACGCCATTTTTGCCATTGAAAAACTGGCTGTATCGGAAGTTTCTTGGCATGACTGTCGGCAAAGAAACTTCGTTTGCGCTCATGGTCATGCCGGATTTGATGTTTCCGGAACGCATAGAAGTCGGCGCTAATACCGTAATCGGTTATAATACGACTATACTCGCACATGAATACTTGATCGAAGAATATCGGCTCGGCGACGTCTTGATTGGCGACCGTGTCATGATCGGAGCAAACAGTACGATTTTGCCCGGCATCAAGATTGGAGACGGTGCTATTGTCTCCGCTGCCACGCTCGTCCATAAAGATGTACCGGCTGGAGCTTTTGTCGGCGGCAATCCGATGAAAATCATCTATACAGCCGAAGAAATGGCCGATCGACAAGCAAAATCCTGA
- a CDS encoding ATP phosphoribosyltransferase regulatory subunit: MTIEMFEKPLGMRDDFPVIAKQKANLRKQGTELIEQAGYELLQTPTLEYYETIGRISAISDDALFKLLDSQGKTLVLRPDMTSPIARVAASKLLREKMPIRLGYYSNVFRAQKREGGRPAEFEQMGVELIGDDSLYADAEVISLAWDILKQVGVGSARIVVGHTRLLELILADFGLDSEQSSKVRELFVAKNGVGVEQLSRELPISSNKLASFLALMQATTVADWKQWINNENEEQIKLYHDMERLEELFKRNGLGDAITFDISFSSHMTYYTGLVFECYGAGSGFPLGSGGRYDGLMEQFGLQVGATGFGLRVDRLLESVSPEKIEEPQTLILFDEQSEQRAFEKAQQMRASGKRVTLQYAPAVQALEPFTDLFTEVIRGEALDNG; the protein is encoded by the coding sequence ATGACCATCGAAATGTTTGAGAAACCATTAGGCATGCGTGACGATTTTCCTGTAATTGCAAAACAAAAAGCGAATTTGAGAAAACAAGGCACTGAGCTGATTGAGCAAGCAGGCTACGAATTATTGCAGACGCCGACTTTGGAATATTACGAAACAATTGGAAGAATTTCTGCTATCTCAGATGATGCTTTGTTCAAGCTGCTCGATAGCCAAGGAAAAACGCTCGTCTTGCGACCAGATATGACTTCTCCGATCGCGCGAGTTGCAGCATCAAAACTATTGCGCGAGAAAATGCCGATTCGTCTCGGCTACTATTCTAATGTATTCCGGGCTCAAAAACGCGAAGGCGGCCGCCCTGCGGAATTCGAGCAAATGGGCGTCGAGTTGATTGGCGACGATTCCTTATACGCGGATGCGGAAGTGATCAGTTTGGCTTGGGATATTCTGAAGCAAGTAGGTGTTGGTTCCGCCCGCATTGTCGTCGGTCACACGAGACTACTTGAACTGATCTTGGCTGATTTCGGGCTGGACAGTGAACAAAGCAGCAAAGTGCGCGAACTTTTTGTCGCCAAAAACGGGGTAGGGGTGGAACAACTTTCGAGAGAACTGCCCATTTCATCAAACAAATTAGCATCGTTCTTGGCATTGATGCAGGCGACAACAGTAGCCGATTGGAAACAATGGATCAACAATGAAAATGAAGAACAAATTAAGCTCTACCACGATATGGAGCGTCTCGAAGAGTTATTCAAACGCAATGGGCTCGGGGATGCAATCACTTTTGATATCTCCTTCAGCAGCCATATGACGTATTATACAGGCTTAGTATTTGAATGTTACGGAGCAGGCAGCGGCTTTCCGCTCGGCAGTGGCGGGCGTTATGACGGCTTGATGGAGCAATTTGGCTTGCAGGTCGGTGCGACCGGGTTCGGTTTGCGGGTTGACCGTCTGCTCGAATCGGTATCACCTGAAAAAATCGAAGAACCACAAACGCTGATTTTATTCGACGAACAAAGCGAGCAGCGTGCATTTGAGAAAGCTCAGCAAATGAGGGCATCAGGAAAACGAGTGACTTTACAGTATGCACCAGCGGTACAAGCACTCGAGCCGTTTACGGACTTGTTCACCGAAGTCATCAGAGGGGAGGCGCTGGATAATGGATGA
- the hisG gene encoding ATP phosphoribosyltransferase encodes MDELTIAMPKGRIFEEAYELLVGAGYDLPKELDDSRKLIVEAPNEKFRFILAKPMDVPTYVEHGVADIGIAGKDVLLEHDRDVHELLDLGISACYIATAGLPNTEMDEVTPRIATKYPAVASHYYRSKGEQVEIIELNGSIELAPLIGLSDRIVDIVSTGRTLKDNGLVEYEKIADITSRLIANPVSYRLKQQRITELVDKLREQVEK; translated from the coding sequence ATGGATGAATTAACGATTGCCATGCCAAAAGGCAGAATTTTTGAGGAAGCCTATGAACTATTGGTCGGAGCTGGTTATGATTTGCCAAAAGAGCTCGACGACTCGCGCAAACTGATTGTCGAAGCACCAAACGAGAAATTCCGCTTTATCCTCGCGAAGCCGATGGATGTGCCGACTTATGTCGAGCATGGGGTTGCGGATATCGGAATTGCAGGAAAAGACGTCTTGTTAGAGCATGACCGAGACGTCCACGAATTATTGGACCTCGGCATCAGTGCTTGTTATATCGCGACAGCCGGCTTGCCGAATACCGAAATGGATGAAGTCACGCCGCGTATTGCGACGAAATATCCAGCCGTCGCTTCCCATTATTACCGCAGCAAAGGCGAGCAAGTCGAAATCATCGAACTGAATGGCTCCATCGAATTGGCACCACTGATCGGTTTGTCCGACCGCATCGTCGATATTGTTTCGACTGGGCGGACTTTAAAAGATAATGGCCTTGTGGAATATGAAAAAATTGCAGACATCACCTCTCGCCTTATCGCAAACCCGGTAAGCTATCGCTTGAAGCAGCAGCGCATCACAGAACTAGTCGATAAATTGCGGGAGCAGGTGGAGAAATGA
- the hisD gene encoding histidinol dehydrogenase translates to MNIQNLTGELSIRRQLADCTQQQLQAVKEIIETVRTEGDSALLRFAKKWDQADLSALKVTEDEIKEAVERFDPQLLADLTEAADNIRNYHLGQKQQGYRHDRADGSYVAQRVTAIESAGLYVPGGTAAYPSSVLMNVIPAQVAGVGRIVVTSPPNSEGKLSDGVLAAAHILGITELYKVGGAQAIAALAYGTKSIQPVDKITGPGNIFVALAKREVNGDVAIDMIAGPSEIAIIADDSAYADEVAADLLSQAEHDPLASAVLLTESRELAEQVAAQVASQLATLPREAIAAASIRDHGAIYIADNRTDLINAANQLAPEHLEIMTEDAEEMAQEIDHAGAIFIGRYSSEPVGDYFAGTNHVLPTNSTARFSSALSVYDFVKRTSIVHYSEQAWRENQEKIARLARLEGLEAHARAVESRAWKKGSQS, encoded by the coding sequence ATGAACATCCAAAACCTGACAGGCGAATTGTCGATCCGGCGCCAATTAGCCGACTGCACCCAGCAGCAACTGCAGGCAGTAAAAGAAATCATTGAAACGGTACGGACCGAAGGCGATAGCGCTTTATTGCGCTTTGCAAAAAAATGGGACCAGGCAGACTTGTCTGCCTTAAAAGTGACCGAAGATGAAATTAAAGAAGCGGTTGAACGCTTCGATCCCCAATTGCTTGCTGACCTGACAGAAGCTGCAGACAATATCCGCAACTACCACCTTGGGCAAAAGCAACAGGGCTACCGGCATGACCGTGCGGATGGATCGTACGTTGCACAGCGCGTCACGGCCATCGAATCAGCTGGATTGTATGTTCCAGGTGGCACAGCGGCCTATCCATCATCTGTTTTAATGAATGTTATTCCAGCGCAAGTTGCTGGTGTGGGGCGCATTGTTGTGACATCCCCACCAAATAGCGAAGGTAAACTATCAGACGGTGTGCTCGCAGCCGCCCACATCCTCGGGATTACTGAATTGTACAAAGTCGGTGGAGCGCAGGCGATTGCCGCACTCGCTTATGGCACTAAGTCGATTCAGCCGGTCGACAAAATTACAGGTCCTGGCAATATCTTCGTAGCGCTTGCTAAACGCGAAGTGAACGGGGATGTGGCGATCGATATGATCGCAGGCCCAAGCGAAATTGCGATCATCGCCGATGACAGCGCGTATGCGGATGAAGTGGCGGCAGATCTTTTGTCTCAAGCAGAACACGATCCGCTGGCCAGTGCTGTATTATTGACAGAGAGCCGCGAGCTTGCTGAACAAGTCGCGGCGCAAGTGGCCAGCCAATTAGCCACTTTGCCGCGCGAGGCAATTGCGGCCGCGTCGATTCGCGACCACGGAGCTATCTATATCGCAGACAACCGCACAGACCTCATCAACGCAGCCAATCAATTGGCTCCGGAGCATTTGGAAATTATGACGGAAGATGCAGAAGAGATGGCACAAGAAATCGATCACGCCGGAGCAATTTTTATCGGCCGTTATTCATCGGAACCGGTCGGCGATTATTTTGCCGGCACGAATCACGTCTTGCCAACCAATAGCACAGCACGCTTTTCCAGTGCCTTGTCTGTCTATGATTTTGTCAAACGGACGAGCATCGTTCATTATAGCGAGCAGGCATGGCGTGAAAACCAAGAGAAAATTGCCAGGCTCGCAAGGCTAGAAGGCCTCGAAGCACACGCACGTGCAGTCGAATCGCGCGCTTGGAAAAAGGGGAGTCAATCATGA
- the hisB gene encoding imidazoleglycerol-phosphate dehydratase HisB, producing the protein MRKSDITRKTNETEIAVSFSLDGKGQADINTGVPFMDHMLDLFIKHGQFDGRIHANGDTHIDDHHTTEDIGIVLGQAVLEALGDKKGLRRYGNAFVPMDDALAQVVIDCSNRPHLEFRGDIPNAKVGSFDTELVHEFLWKFALESRMNVHVIVHYGRNTHHIIEAVFKALARALDDATMIDPRVEGVPSTKGLLT; encoded by the coding sequence ATGAGAAAATCGGACATTACACGTAAAACCAATGAAACGGAAATTGCCGTCAGTTTTTCACTGGATGGAAAAGGGCAGGCAGATATCAATACAGGTGTGCCATTTATGGACCATATGCTGGACCTTTTCATTAAGCACGGACAATTTGATGGCCGCATCCATGCAAATGGCGACACCCATATCGACGACCATCACACGACCGAAGACATCGGCATTGTCCTTGGCCAAGCGGTGCTTGAAGCGTTAGGCGATAAAAAAGGCTTGCGCCGCTATGGCAATGCATTTGTGCCAATGGATGATGCACTCGCGCAAGTCGTCATCGATTGCTCAAATAGACCTCATCTTGAATTCCGTGGAGACATCCCGAACGCCAAGGTGGGCTCATTTGATACGGAACTGGTGCATGAATTCTTGTGGAAATTCGCGTTGGAATCACGTATGAACGTTCACGTCATTGTCCACTACGGCCGCAATACGCATCACATTATTGAAGCGGTCTTCAAAGCGCTTGCTCGCGCACTAGACGACGCAACGATGATCGATCCGCGTGTAGAAGGCGTTCCGTCGACGAAGGGGCTGTTGACATGA
- the hisH gene encoding imidazole glycerol phosphate synthase subunit HisH: MIVGIIDYGMGNLFSVEQALKKLECTVITSDDVEVLAEADAILLPGVGAFPDAMRRLDEKGLAGFIRSLPEQGIPLLGICLGMQLLYEDSEEGRAVKGLGLLKGHIRRFPSGTYRIPHMGWNRLNFIQQPYWLEDIHEDTHVYFVHSFLATETTSEQVFASAEYGGLEVPGVVGGGSITGMQFHPEKSGEFGHYLLAQWIANVRGDLHE; this comes from the coding sequence ATGATTGTCGGCATCATCGATTATGGCATGGGCAATTTGTTCAGCGTGGAACAGGCATTGAAAAAACTGGAATGCACCGTCATCACTTCAGACGATGTGGAAGTTTTGGCTGAAGCGGATGCGATTTTGCTTCCGGGTGTCGGGGCATTTCCGGATGCGATGAGACGATTAGACGAAAAGGGTTTAGCCGGATTTATCCGCTCCCTCCCAGAACAAGGCATTCCGCTGCTCGGCATTTGCCTCGGCATGCAATTATTGTATGAAGACAGTGAAGAAGGACGCGCGGTTAAAGGACTTGGCTTACTGAAAGGCCATATCCGGCGTTTTCCATCCGGTACATACCGCATTCCGCATATGGGATGGAACCGGCTGAATTTCATTCAGCAGCCGTATTGGCTAGAAGATATCCATGAGGACACACATGTCTACTTTGTTCACTCGTTTTTGGCGACAGAGACAACTAGCGAACAAGTGTTTGCTTCGGCTGAATATGGCGGACTTGAAGTGCCGGGCGTTGTCGGCGGAGGATCGATCACAGGAATGCAGTTCCACCCAGAAAAGTCTGGGGAGTTCGGGCATTATTTATTAGCGCAATGGATTGCAAATGTCAGGGGGGATTTACATGAATGA
- the hisA gene encoding 1-(5-phosphoribosyl)-5-[(5-phosphoribosylamino)methylideneamino]imidazole-4-carboxamide isomerase, whose amino-acid sequence MNEFQIYPAIDLRGGKCVRLFQGDYGQETVYADSPVEMAKSFVDAGAKWIHMVDLDGAKDGSRINDQVVIEAAKLDANIQVGGGIRSREDISHYLSNGVSRVIIGSLAVREPELVATFIEEFGAERIVIGIDAKDGMAATEGWIETSHKPAAEVAAYFASKGAKHFIYTDISTDGTLAGPNIDANRQLVADDVSQVIVSGGIGTLDDVKKVKQAAADSPIAGLIIGKALYENRFTLKEALSC is encoded by the coding sequence ATGAATGAGTTTCAAATTTATCCGGCCATCGATTTAAGAGGCGGAAAATGTGTTCGGTTGTTTCAAGGAGATTATGGCCAGGAGACCGTTTATGCGGATTCGCCTGTTGAAATGGCGAAAAGTTTTGTAGACGCTGGAGCCAAATGGATTCATATGGTCGATTTGGATGGCGCGAAAGACGGCAGCCGCATTAATGATCAAGTGGTTATTGAAGCCGCTAAACTGGATGCCAACATTCAAGTAGGCGGCGGTATCCGGAGTCGTGAAGACATCAGCCATTACTTGTCGAACGGCGTTTCGCGGGTCATTATCGGCAGCTTGGCGGTAAGGGAACCGGAACTCGTCGCGACCTTCATTGAAGAATTCGGCGCAGAACGCATCGTTATCGGCATCGATGCCAAAGATGGCATGGCCGCGACAGAAGGATGGATTGAAACTTCGCATAAGCCAGCAGCTGAAGTAGCCGCTTATTTTGCTTCAAAAGGCGCGAAACATTTCATCTATACCGATATTTCGACAGACGGCACGCTTGCCGGGCCGAATATCGACGCCAACCGGCAATTAGTGGCAGATGATGTCTCGCAAGTCATCGTCTCCGGCGGCATCGGCACACTCGATGATGTGAAGAAAGTCAAACAAGCGGCAGCCGATAGCCCGATAGCCGGATTGATCATCGGTAAAGCTTTGTATGAAAACCGCTTCACGCTCAAGGAGGCGCTATCATGCTGA
- the hisF gene encoding imidazole glycerol phosphate synthase subunit HisF — protein MLTKRIIPCLDVKEGRVVKGVSFVELRDAGDPVELAKFYDEQGADELVFLDISASHEGKETMVEVVRIVATELSIPFTVGGGIRTLDDMKRMLRAGADKVSLNTAALDRPELIKEGADFFGSQCIVVAIDAKRNGDSWDVYTHGGRNQTEWDAVEWAKHAVALGAGELLLTSMDSDGQKDGFDVALTKAVRDAVEVPVIASGGAGNREHFNEVFEQADADAALAASIFHYKETSIKEVKQYLHQEGVNVR, from the coding sequence ATGCTGACGAAACGCATCATTCCTTGCCTGGATGTCAAAGAAGGACGAGTCGTTAAAGGTGTGAGTTTTGTAGAACTTCGGGATGCAGGCGACCCGGTGGAACTTGCAAAATTCTACGATGAACAAGGCGCGGATGAATTGGTCTTTCTGGATATTTCCGCATCGCATGAAGGCAAAGAGACGATGGTGGAAGTGGTGCGCATTGTGGCGACTGAATTATCGATTCCCTTTACTGTAGGCGGAGGGATCCGCACCTTGGACGACATGAAACGGATGCTGCGTGCGGGGGCGGATAAAGTCTCCTTGAATACGGCAGCGCTTGATCGTCCGGAATTGATCAAAGAAGGTGCGGATTTCTTTGGGTCGCAGTGCATCGTCGTTGCTATCGATGCCAAAAGAAATGGCGATAGCTGGGACGTCTACACGCACGGAGGCCGCAACCAAACTGAATGGGATGCGGTCGAATGGGCGAAACATGCGGTCGCTTTAGGTGCTGGGGAATTATTATTGACCAGCATGGACAGCGATGGCCAAAAAGACGGATTTGACGTCGCGCTGACGAAAGCGGTACGTGACGCTGTAGAAGTGCCGGTCATTGCAAGTGGCGGAGCGGGGAACCGCGAACATTTCAATGAAGTATTCGAACAGGCGGATGCGGATGCAGCGCTTGCGGCATCGATTTTCCACTACAAAGAAACGAGTATCAAAGAAGTGAAACAGTATCTGCATCAAGAAGGAGTGAATGTCCGGTGA
- the hisIE gene encoding bifunctional phosphoribosyl-AMP cyclohydrolase/phosphoribosyl-ATP diphosphatase HisIE has translation MTNVKYDENGLVPVILQDASTKQVLTLAYANEEAVKRTIDTKETWLYSRSRKELWNKGATSGNTQRVQSVQIDCDGDSLIYEVIPNGPACHTGETSCFHETLAGERSSSASDMITELSALIKQREIDMPEGAYTTYLFEEGVDKICKKVGEEAAEVIIAAKNRDARELATESADLLYHLLVLLQEQKVDFKEVTGVLEERHAAKKDK, from the coding sequence GTGACCAATGTGAAATATGATGAAAATGGATTAGTGCCTGTTATCTTGCAAGATGCATCCACTAAACAAGTATTGACTTTGGCATATGCCAATGAGGAAGCGGTCAAGCGTACGATCGATACGAAAGAAACCTGGTTATACTCAAGAAGCCGCAAAGAATTGTGGAACAAAGGGGCAACCAGCGGCAACACGCAGCGCGTCCAATCGGTCCAAATCGATTGCGATGGCGATTCTTTGATTTATGAAGTGATTCCAAACGGTCCAGCTTGCCATACGGGAGAGACAAGTTGTTTCCATGAAACCTTGGCAGGTGAACGTTCGTCTTCTGCTTCGGATATGATTACAGAACTGAGCGCTTTGATCAAACAACGCGAAATCGATATGCCAGAAGGTGCGTATACGACGTATCTATTTGAAGAAGGCGTCGATAAAATCTGCAAGAAAGTCGGAGAAGAAGCGGCGGAAGTCATCATTGCAGCGAAAAATCGCGATGCGCGTGAACTGGCAACAGAAAGTGCAGACTTGCTATACCACTTGCTTGTTTTGTTACAAGAGCAAAAAGTGGATTTCAAAGAAGTGACCGGTGTGCTCGAAGAACGCCATGCGGCGAAAAAGGACAAGTAA